The following coding sequences lie in one Caproicibacterium argilliputei genomic window:
- the argH gene encoding argininosuccinate lyase, producing MAQLWGGRFTKETDKLAYAFNASISFDRRLLPQDIAGSCAHVKMLAKQGILTEQERDAILQGLESILVDVQAGKLQITEQYEDVHSFVEANLIARIGDAGKKLHTGRSRNDQVALDMKLYVRDEIANIDEELKELLQTLLEQMKANRDTFMPGFTHLQKAQPTTLAHHFGAYFEMFRRDRGRLADVKKRLNLCPLGSGALAGTTYPLDRAYTAELLGFDGPTRNSMDSVSDRDYVLELLSALSMVMMHLSRFSEEVILWNSNEYQFVEIDDGYSTGSSIMPQKKNPDIAELVRGKTGRVYGALTAMLTTMKGIPLAYDKDMQEDKEGTFDAIDTVKGCVRLFSGMLRTMRFHKPRMEESAKHGFTNATDAADYLVNHGVPFRDAHGIVGQLVLYGIQHHKALDDFTLEEFQAVSAVFAQDIYDAISLETCVEKRNTTGAPGSAAMDAEIAEAEAYL from the coding sequence ATGGCGCAACTATGGGGCGGAAGATTTACCAAGGAAACCGATAAACTGGCGTATGCATTTAACGCTTCCATTTCCTTTGACCGGCGCTTGCTGCCGCAGGATATTGCGGGCAGCTGTGCGCACGTGAAAATGCTTGCGAAGCAGGGGATTCTCACCGAGCAGGAGCGGGATGCGATTTTGCAGGGGCTGGAAAGCATTCTTGTGGATGTGCAGGCCGGCAAGCTGCAGATTACGGAGCAGTATGAGGATGTGCACAGCTTTGTAGAGGCAAACCTGATTGCCCGCATCGGTGACGCGGGCAAAAAGCTGCACACTGGGCGCAGCCGCAACGACCAGGTTGCGCTGGATATGAAGCTGTATGTGCGCGATGAAATTGCCAATATCGACGAAGAACTCAAGGAACTGCTGCAGACGCTTCTGGAGCAGATGAAAGCAAACCGGGATACCTTTATGCCGGGATTTACCCACTTGCAGAAAGCGCAGCCGACCACGCTGGCGCACCACTTCGGCGCGTACTTTGAGATGTTCCGGCGTGACCGCGGCAGGCTGGCGGATGTCAAAAAACGGCTGAATTTGTGTCCGCTGGGCAGCGGCGCGCTGGCGGGAACCACCTATCCGCTGGATCGCGCTTACACAGCGGAACTACTTGGCTTTGACGGGCCGACGCGCAACAGTATGGACTCTGTTTCCGACCGCGATTATGTGCTTGAACTTCTTTCTGCGCTTTCTATGGTGATGATGCACCTGAGCCGCTTCTCTGAAGAAGTGATTCTCTGGAATTCCAATGAATATCAGTTTGTGGAAATTGACGATGGGTACAGCACCGGCAGCAGCATTATGCCGCAAAAGAAAAATCCCGATATTGCCGAGTTGGTGCGCGGCAAGACTGGGCGGGTGTACGGTGCGCTGACTGCAATGCTCACAACGATGAAGGGGATTCCGCTTGCATACGACAAGGATATGCAGGAAGACAAGGAGGGTACCTTTGACGCAATCGATACCGTCAAAGGCTGTGTGCGGCTCTTCAGCGGTATGCTGCGCACCATGCGTTTTCATAAACCGCGCATGGAAGAAAGCGCCAAGCACGGCTTTACCAACGCCACCGATGCGGCGGATTATCTGGTGAACCACGGCGTGCCGTTCCGCGACGCCCATGGAATCGTCGGGCAGCTCGTGCTGTATGGCATTCAACACCACAAGGCACTGGATGACTTTACACTGGAGGAATTCCAGGCGGTCAGCGCGGTGTTTGCGCAGGACATTTACGATGCCATCAGCCTGGAAACTTGTGTGGAGAAGCGCAACACCACCGGTGCGCCGGGCAGCGCCGCCATGGATGCCGAAATTGCCGAAGCCGAAGCCTATTTATAA
- a CDS encoding PTS fructose transporter subunit IIABC yields MHLQDLLDPRAFDLDAHVSTKDEALTRLLQLICKTGCIADADAFRKNVLEREAATTTGVGGGLAIPHGRCATVRRPALAVMRVPGGCPFDALDCQPVRLFFLIAVPDGAVHMQVLSSLAALLMNKALVAALLQAPDTRTFCTLLIQADAAANAQPLQKARGVQVAAVTACPLGVAHTYMAAQALRDAAEKLGIAVKVETHGADGIRDPLTKAEIAGCSGVIAAADRAVDLSRFAGKPLLQVPVSEAIRAPEKLLTAAAGGNAPVCSAAPETTCTAAAPQNFWHRAYNSLMNGVSHMLPFVICSGIFTALAFLFDSLLAPGSASQSFGTNTIPGSFCRAVGNICLSLILPILSGYIATAIANRPGLLPGLVSGWLTAFGYCYKYGLLVSTQSFGTDVSGCGFFGAIVSGFLSGFIILALEKSTSRGISLLNSMRSILLYPIVGTLLVSLLMVFVLNPIFADINAWTSRQLGFLDTGKNQLLDCGIGALLAGLMSVDLGGPVNKAAYLFATASLVVSGTAVSSSIMATVMAGGMVPPLLIALCLTFFPHLFTEQEQKLRLSCYVMGCCFLTEGALPFAITDALRILPASIFGSACAGALSMLFHCKVPAPHGGIFVVPLMENGAAFLLAVLAGSICGMFLLAFLKKRRSPHIGSLPEK; encoded by the coding sequence ATGCATCTGCAGGATCTGCTGGACCCGCGCGCCTTTGATTTGGATGCACACGTATCCACCAAAGATGAAGCGCTGACGCGCCTCTTGCAGCTGATTTGCAAAACCGGCTGCATTGCCGATGCGGACGCTTTCCGCAAAAATGTTCTGGAGCGTGAAGCTGCCACCACCACAGGCGTTGGCGGCGGTCTGGCAATTCCGCACGGCAGGTGCGCCACGGTGCGTCGTCCGGCGCTCGCAGTCATGCGGGTACCGGGCGGCTGCCCGTTTGACGCATTGGATTGTCAGCCGGTGCGCCTGTTTTTTCTGATTGCGGTACCGGACGGCGCCGTCCATATGCAGGTGCTAAGCAGTCTTGCCGCTCTGCTGATGAACAAAGCCCTTGTCGCCGCCCTGCTGCAGGCGCCGGACACGCGCACTTTCTGCACCCTGCTGATACAGGCAGACGCAGCCGCCAATGCACAGCCGCTGCAAAAGGCGCGCGGCGTTCAGGTTGCTGCGGTCACCGCCTGCCCGCTGGGCGTTGCGCACACCTACATGGCCGCACAGGCGCTGCGGGATGCCGCCGAAAAGCTGGGCATTGCAGTCAAAGTGGAAACACACGGCGCTGACGGCATCCGCGACCCGCTGACCAAAGCGGAAATTGCCGGCTGCAGCGGCGTAATCGCAGCGGCGGACCGTGCGGTGGATCTTTCCCGCTTTGCGGGAAAGCCGCTGCTGCAGGTACCGGTTTCCGAGGCCATTCGTGCCCCCGAAAAGCTTCTCACTGCCGCCGCCGGGGGAAACGCCCCTGTCTGCAGTGCCGCACCCGAAACGACTTGTACGGCAGCCGCCCCGCAAAACTTCTGGCATCGCGCTTACAACAGCCTAATGAACGGTGTTTCCCATATGCTGCCGTTTGTCATTTGCAGTGGAATCTTCACGGCGCTGGCATTTTTGTTTGACAGCCTGCTGGCGCCCGGCTCTGCCAGCCAGAGCTTTGGCACCAATACGATTCCCGGCAGCTTCTGCCGCGCCGTTGGAAACATCTGCCTTTCGCTGATTCTGCCCATCCTTTCCGGCTACATTGCCACCGCGATTGCCAACCGCCCCGGCCTGCTGCCCGGCCTGGTTTCAGGCTGGCTGACCGCATTCGGCTACTGCTACAAATACGGTTTGCTGGTCAGCACGCAGAGCTTCGGCACCGACGTGTCCGGCTGCGGGTTTTTCGGCGCGATTGTTTCCGGCTTTTTAAGCGGATTCATCATTTTAGCCTTAGAAAAGAGCACCAGCCGGGGGATTTCCCTGCTCAACAGTATGCGCTCCATTCTGCTGTATCCCATTGTGGGCACCCTGCTGGTTTCCCTGCTGATGGTTTTCGTGCTCAACCCCATTTTCGCGGACATCAACGCCTGGACGAGCCGCCAGCTTGGCTTTCTGGATACCGGAAAAAACCAACTGTTGGATTGCGGCATCGGCGCGCTGCTGGCAGGGCTTATGTCCGTCGACCTCGGCGGGCCGGTCAACAAAGCCGCCTATTTGTTTGCAACCGCTTCTCTGGTGGTAAGCGGCACCGCAGTTTCCAGCAGCATAATGGCCACCGTCATGGCGGGCGGCATGGTGCCGCCGCTGCTCATCGCACTGTGCCTGACCTTTTTTCCGCATCTTTTTACGGAGCAGGAGCAGAAACTTCGCCTGTCCTGTTATGTTATGGGCTGCTGCTTTTTGACGGAAGGCGCACTTCCGTTTGCCATAACCGACGCCTTGCGCATTCTGCCCGCTTCCATTTTCGGCTCGGCGTGCGCCGGTGCGCTGAGTATGCTGTTTCACTGTAAGGTGCCTGCCCCGCACGGCGGAATTTTTGTGGTGCCGCTGATGGAAAACGGCGCCGCGTTCCTGCTTGCCGTACTGGCAGGCAGCATTTGCGGAATGTTCCTGCTGGCATTTCTGAAAAAGCGGCGCAGCCCGCACATCGGCTCTCTGCCCGAAAAATAA
- a CDS encoding DUF4340 domain-containing protein, with the protein MRHPKRTLIALLVCVVGLVAVLLGLHFAPSGDSSSSSSSLETTQLYSHKDSDLVSMTVKNAQGTYTIVPDKEATAKAASEAAASASAAAASASSSGSSASSSASSSAAVQTVFKISELSGVSASSDTIETTAQDGYSLSALKTIGSAASLSDYGLDNPIASFTSTFSDGSSVTVLIGNETPLDTTARYIKLKDKDTIYAATLADNLLKGKNAYLSTQVTSIPTVSSASTTASGSAATAPSFSKIDVKNQSGSFGLARSGDDWTVNGRPADSSKVETLTSALSSISASSVEALDPTAEQLKKFGFNSPVSELTYTSASGTGTLLVGGQKPSDTSSADSDSTDSGTYEYVMLKGGRIVYAISVNGLPWLTQKAFDLQRLTLVSNTSADIAGVKLEGSGVDYQMVVTRTKDESSSTEDQPVYTYKTQCNGKKLSDETSYTKFFDKITGLQVLEDSTAAPSGSPAYTLTLNGYDAKVRHTYQFYKVNDRRYLVTADGQTFGLFNSTDVNALLAAAKAVK; encoded by the coding sequence ATGAGGCACCCAAAACGGACGCTCATTGCCCTGCTGGTTTGTGTGGTTGGTCTGGTGGCCGTCCTGCTGGGGCTGCACTTTGCGCCGTCTGGGGACAGCAGTTCATCGAGCAGCAGTCTGGAAACCACGCAGCTCTACAGCCATAAGGACAGCGACTTGGTCAGCATGACCGTGAAAAACGCACAAGGCACATACACCATTGTGCCGGATAAAGAGGCAACCGCAAAGGCTGCTTCGGAAGCGGCAGCATCCGCCAGCGCTGCGGCCGCCTCCGCTTCTTCCTCGGGTTCTTCCGCTTCGTCTTCCGCCTCTTCGTCGGCAGCGGTGCAGACCGTGTTTAAGATCAGCGAGCTTTCCGGTGTCAGCGCTTCCAGCGACACCATCGAAACCACCGCACAGGACGGCTACAGCCTTTCTGCCTTGAAGACCATTGGTTCTGCCGCATCGCTTTCGGATTACGGCTTGGATAATCCGATTGCGTCCTTTACCAGTACCTTTTCAGACGGCAGCAGCGTGACAGTGCTGATTGGCAACGAAACACCGCTGGACACGACGGCACGTTATATTAAACTGAAAGATAAGGACACGATTTATGCCGCAACACTGGCAGACAACCTGCTGAAGGGCAAAAATGCCTATCTTTCCACGCAGGTCACCAGTATTCCTACGGTGTCGTCTGCTTCCACAACGGCTTCCGGCAGTGCGGCAACGGCGCCTTCCTTCAGTAAGATCGATGTGAAAAACCAAAGCGGCAGCTTCGGGCTGGCTCGCTCCGGCGACGATTGGACTGTGAACGGTCGCCCAGCAGACAGCAGCAAGGTGGAAACGCTGACCAGCGCGCTTTCTTCCATCAGCGCATCCAGTGTGGAGGCACTGGATCCGACGGCGGAGCAGCTGAAGAAATTCGGCTTTAACAGTCCGGTGTCTGAGCTGACTTATACCTCGGCCAGCGGAACCGGCACCCTTCTGGTCGGCGGGCAGAAGCCGAGTGACACCAGCAGCGCAGACAGCGACAGCACAGACTCCGGTACGTATGAGTATGTGATGCTCAAGGGCGGCAGAATTGTTTACGCGATCAGTGTAAACGGCCTGCCGTGGCTGACGCAGAAAGCCTTTGACCTGCAGCGCCTGACGCTGGTTTCCAACACATCAGCGGATATTGCCGGTGTGAAGCTGGAGGGCAGCGGCGTTGACTATCAAATGGTGGTCACTCGCACCAAGGACGAAAGCTCCTCGACAGAAGACCAGCCGGTGTACACCTACAAAACGCAGTGCAACGGCAAGAAGCTTTCGGATGAAACAAGCTACACCAAGTTCTTCGACAAGATTACCGGTTTGCAGGTGCTGGAGGACAGCACCGCCGCGCCGTCCGGCAGCCCGGCATATACGCTGACACTTAACGGCTACGATGCAAAAGTTCGCCACACATATCAGTTCTATAAGGTGAACGACCGGCGCTATCTGGTTACGGCAGACGGTCAGACCTTCGGGCTGTTTAACAGCACCGATGTGAACGCATTGCTTGCGGCGGCAAAGGCAGTGAAGTAA
- a CDS encoding Gldg family protein gives MNRRDKSTELKKSEYVKDKEEKAAQEAELARKKARKEDKKKSKKPLREVLRSQHFRHGSTATAITALGLVILVLVNVVISMLGSKFPSMNIDLTTGGLNSLSDNVKKVVDSVKQNTTLTIIGTEEEVKNNQILSSYNIKYSQVGVIAGKMAERNSKISVAYKDLDKDPSFATKYADDSLTSGDVVVTTPKNSYVVKYTDLFDVQSDSQSGTRQVYAQVGDALASGISNANSENRPIIAFETGHKEQLSSTAATAIKKLYSSNQFQNKDFSLLTDAIPENAQMIFIGAPQTDYTEAEIKKLDAFLSSTTNKKDRGLIVTTYALDPTKMPNLTAFLKEWGITIENKFVMESDASKYVMQEPSYILAQAGTDVTLNKDSSYSNLLTPVSQAMTVSSSVSGVTTSALLKSNDSSYTVTQETTDSSAASKNKGASVVAAMGQKTVGSAKASVAVCGSTYFFVDGIINTNTYSNGLWSTDLAKYITGSDSTNAITITPVQTNSADISLSSAASSMVGLLVFTIILPLCCFAAGILVYRKRRKL, from the coding sequence ATGAACAGACGCGACAAATCCACCGAGCTGAAAAAATCCGAATACGTCAAGGATAAAGAGGAAAAAGCGGCGCAGGAGGCGGAACTTGCCCGCAAAAAAGCCCGCAAGGAAGATAAAAAGAAAAGCAAGAAGCCCTTGCGGGAAGTTTTGCGCTCTCAGCACTTCCGCCACGGCAGTACGGCAACCGCTATCACCGCACTGGGGCTGGTGATTCTGGTTTTGGTCAATGTGGTGATTTCCATGCTGGGCAGCAAGTTTCCGAGCATGAACATCGACCTGACTACCGGCGGGCTCAACTCCTTGAGCGACAACGTTAAAAAAGTGGTGGACAGCGTGAAGCAGAATACAACGCTGACCATTATCGGCACGGAAGAGGAAGTCAAAAACAATCAGATTCTTTCTTCCTATAACATTAAGTATAGCCAGGTGGGTGTGATTGCCGGCAAAATGGCAGAGCGCAACAGCAAGATTTCTGTTGCTTACAAAGACCTGGACAAAGACCCGAGTTTCGCTACAAAATATGCGGATGACAGCCTGACCTCCGGCGATGTGGTGGTCACCACCCCCAAAAACAGCTATGTGGTGAAGTACACCGACCTGTTTGATGTGCAGAGCGACAGCCAGTCTGGCACCCGGCAGGTTTACGCGCAGGTGGGCGATGCGCTGGCCTCCGGCATCAGCAACGCGAATTCCGAAAACCGCCCGATTATCGCGTTTGAAACCGGGCATAAGGAGCAGCTTTCCTCCACAGCAGCCACAGCCATTAAAAAGTTGTACTCCAGCAACCAGTTCCAGAATAAGGACTTTAGCTTGCTGACGGATGCAATCCCCGAGAACGCCCAGATGATTTTCATCGGCGCGCCGCAGACGGATTACACGGAAGCGGAAATTAAGAAGCTGGACGCGTTCCTTTCCTCCACAACCAACAAAAAAGACCGCGGGCTGATTGTAACCACCTACGCTTTGGATCCCACCAAAATGCCCAACTTGACCGCATTCCTGAAAGAATGGGGCATTACGATTGAAAACAAATTCGTGATGGAGTCAGATGCCAGCAAATATGTTATGCAGGAGCCGTCCTATATCCTGGCACAGGCGGGCACGGATGTGACGCTGAACAAAGACTCCTCTTACAGCAATCTGCTCACACCGGTGTCGCAGGCCATGACGGTTTCCAGTTCGGTCAGCGGTGTGACGACCAGTGCGCTGCTCAAATCGAACGACTCCAGTTACACAGTGACACAGGAAACCACGGATTCCTCCGCGGCAAGCAAGAACAAGGGCGCATCGGTTGTCGCGGCCATGGGGCAGAAAACCGTGGGTAGTGCAAAGGCCAGCGTGGCAGTCTGCGGCAGTACGTACTTCTTTGTAGATGGGATTATCAACACCAACACGTACAGCAACGGCCTTTGGAGCACCGACCTTGCCAAGTACATCACCGGTTCTGACAGCACCAATGCGATTACCATCACGCCGGTACAGACCAACTCGGCGGATATTTCCCTTTCCAGTGCTGCCAGCAGCATGGTGGGTCTGCTCGTCTTTACAATCATACTGCCGCTGTGCTGCTTTGCGGCAGGCATTCTGGTTTACAGAAAAAGGAGGAAGCTCTGA
- a CDS encoding ABC transporter permease subunit — translation MGAVAKKELRQYFHSPVAYVCIGVMLALFGYFYTQVFISGSSSNVSYVYSNMFMWCMLIIPVLTMRTLSEERRSKTDQALLTAPVSTISIVVGKYIGAFAVYAIAMTLSLIPAVVLLFVGQPNMGLIFGYYLGALFFGSAMTAIGIFISSLTENPIVAAIGSLGIAIALMVIDSIASAVNNSVLSKIVTWISFSSRYQQFTSGIFDISAVVFFVSITAALLFLTGRRLESRRWH, via the coding sequence ATGGGCGCAGTTGCAAAAAAAGAGCTGAGGCAGTACTTTCATTCGCCGGTGGCGTATGTCTGCATTGGCGTGATGCTGGCGCTGTTCGGATATTTTTACACGCAGGTGTTTATCTCCGGCAGCTCCTCTAATGTTTCTTACGTTTACAGCAATATGTTTATGTGGTGTATGCTTATCATTCCGGTGCTGACCATGCGCACACTCAGTGAGGAGCGTCGCAGCAAGACCGACCAGGCGCTGCTGACCGCACCGGTGAGCACGATTTCCATTGTGGTGGGCAAGTACATCGGGGCGTTTGCCGTTTATGCGATTGCCATGACACTTTCCCTGATTCCGGCGGTGGTGCTGCTGTTTGTGGGTCAGCCGAACATGGGCTTGATTTTTGGTTACTATCTGGGCGCGCTGTTCTTCGGTTCTGCCATGACAGCCATCGGTATTTTTATTTCTTCCCTGACGGAAAACCCCATCGTTGCGGCCATCGGCAGCCTGGGCATCGCCATTGCGCTGATGGTTATCGACTCGATCGCATCGGCGGTGAACAATTCGGTGCTTTCTAAAATTGTAACATGGATTTCTTTTTCCAGCAGGTACCAGCAGTTTACTTCCGGTATCTTTGACATTTCCGCAGTGGTGTTTTTTGTTTCCATTACAGCGGCACTGCTGTTTTTAACCGGACGGCGGCTGGAGAGCCGCCGCTGGCACTGA
- a CDS encoding ATP-binding cassette domain-containing protein: MIEVSHLTKRYGPNIALQDVSFAVEGNGVVGFLGPNGAGKSTTMNIITGYLSATSGTVVVEGHDVLEEPDDAKSCLGYLPEMPPLYLDMTVEEYLSFLYDLKKVKKSKQEHIGQVCRRTGIDHVYTRLIGNLSKGYRQRVGLAQALLGDPPVLILDEPTVGLDPKQIIEIRNLIKTLGKNHTVILSSHILQEIEATCDRILIVNNGRLVADGTQEELAKTVEPQRLMVEIEAPKDTAEKALRALPHVEGIEPAGESEPGIWRFALKEHDDARREVFHLCCDKNWTLISMSARRNTLEDIFLRLTSNTVDDRGDFSKKPKNKKVRKILANAVDYTVPTTDAELSRKEKTSAAHADAKPKDEPQTAEQSGQKEEN; encoded by the coding sequence ATGATTGAAGTCAGCCACCTCACAAAACGATATGGGCCGAACATCGCCCTGCAGGATGTGAGCTTTGCTGTGGAGGGCAACGGTGTCGTGGGCTTTTTGGGGCCGAACGGTGCGGGCAAATCCACAACGATGAATATTATTACAGGCTACCTTTCCGCGACAAGCGGTACAGTGGTGGTCGAGGGGCACGATGTGCTGGAGGAACCGGATGACGCCAAAAGCTGCCTCGGCTATCTGCCGGAAATGCCGCCGCTGTATCTGGACATGACTGTGGAAGAGTACCTGAGCTTTCTGTATGATCTGAAGAAAGTGAAAAAATCCAAGCAGGAGCATATCGGGCAGGTCTGCCGCCGCACCGGCATCGACCATGTGTACACCCGCCTGATCGGCAACCTTTCCAAGGGCTACCGGCAGCGTGTTGGGCTGGCGCAGGCCCTGCTGGGCGACCCGCCGGTGCTGATTCTGGACGAGCCGACCGTTGGTCTGGACCCAAAGCAGATTATTGAAATTCGTAACCTGATTAAAACGCTGGGCAAAAACCACACGGTGATTCTGTCTTCGCATATTCTGCAGGAAATCGAGGCGACCTGCGACCGCATCCTGATTGTCAACAATGGCCGCCTTGTGGCGGACGGCACCCAGGAGGAACTGGCAAAGACCGTGGAGCCGCAGCGGCTGATGGTGGAAATCGAAGCACCGAAAGATACTGCGGAAAAGGCGCTGCGCGCCCTGCCGCACGTGGAGGGCATTGAGCCGGCGGGTGAAAGCGAGCCGGGCATCTGGCGCTTTGCGCTCAAGGAGCACGACGACGCCCGCCGCGAGGTGTTTCACCTGTGCTGTGACAAAAATTGGACGCTGATTTCTATGTCTGCACGGCGCAATACGCTGGAGGACATCTTCCTGCGGTTGACCAGCAATACCGTTGACGACCGGGGCGACTTCAGCAAAAAGCCCAAAAATAAAAAGGTGCGCAAAATCCTTGCAAACGCAGTGGATTACACGGTGCCCACGACCGATGCGGAGCTTTCCCGCAAAGAAAAAACCAGCGCCGCGCACGCAGATGCAAAACCGAAGGATGAACCGCAGACGGCGGAGCAATCCGGACAGAAGGAGGAGAACTGA
- a CDS encoding DUF1015 domain-containing protein: MAVIKPFRALRYADKAGSIAKLVCPPYDIISEDERSAYLAENPYNVIRLELPRGEKPYAEAGRTLHEWEKSGILQQDTQPGLYIYEEEFTAYGQTKRVKGFICRVKLEPFENGVILPHEETLSKAKQDRFQLMQSTFCNFSQIYSLYMDPKHVTRARIDALSQDTPRYEFSDGAVTHRLWIVNDPVAISAVCDDFAARRLYIADGHHRYETALNFRNHCRDEGIISPEPDYCMMMLVDMEDPGLVVFPTHRLIHGLDNFDREALLNRCRETFTVTHEEGTASVPQKLSACYAAGQKAFACYCGGDSWDLLVLKDLSVMQDVLPEKSAASRGLDVSVLHTLVLEKVLGIDKENMAQQKNLSYTRDFDEAIASVQSGKNQCAFLMNPTRVQEIRDVAAAGEKMPQKSTYFYPKLITGLAMNQMNILR; encoded by the coding sequence ATGGCTGTCATAAAACCGTTCCGTGCACTGCGCTATGCCGACAAAGCAGGCAGCATTGCAAAGCTGGTCTGCCCGCCTTATGATATCATAAGTGAGGACGAACGCAGCGCGTATCTTGCCGAAAATCCATACAATGTCATTCGTCTGGAGCTGCCCCGCGGCGAAAAACCCTACGCCGAAGCAGGCCGCACCCTGCATGAATGGGAAAAAAGCGGCATCCTGCAGCAGGATACCCAGCCCGGCCTGTACATTTACGAGGAGGAATTTACCGCTTACGGCCAAACCAAGCGTGTCAAGGGCTTTATCTGCCGCGTCAAACTGGAGCCGTTTGAAAACGGCGTCATTCTGCCGCATGAGGAAACCCTGAGTAAAGCCAAGCAGGATCGCTTTCAGCTGATGCAGTCCACATTCTGCAACTTCAGTCAGATTTATTCGCTGTACATGGACCCCAAGCACGTGACGCGCGCCCGTATTGACGCGCTGAGTCAGGACACGCCCCGCTACGAATTTTCGGACGGCGCGGTCACCCATCGCCTGTGGATTGTCAACGACCCCGTCGCCATTTCGGCGGTCTGCGATGACTTCGCCGCGCGCAGGCTGTACATCGCAGACGGACACCACCGCTACGAAACCGCCCTGAACTTCCGCAACCACTGCCGCGACGAGGGCATCATCTCTCCGGAGCCGGACTACTGCATGATGATGCTGGTGGACATGGAAGATCCCGGTCTGGTTGTCTTCCCGACCCACCGGCTGATACACGGTCTTGACAACTTTGACCGTGAGGCACTGCTGAATCGCTGCCGCGAAACCTTTACCGTTACGCACGAGGAGGGAACCGCCTCCGTTCCGCAGAAGCTCAGCGCCTGCTATGCTGCCGGTCAAAAAGCCTTCGCGTGCTACTGCGGCGGTGACAGCTGGGACTTGCTGGTACTGAAGGACCTTTCTGTGATGCAGGACGTTCTTCCCGAAAAGTCTGCGGCAAGCCGTGGATTGGACGTTTCCGTTCTGCACACACTGGTACTGGAAAAAGTACTGGGCATTGACAAGGAAAACATGGCGCAGCAGAAAAATCTGTCTTACACCCGCGATTTTGACGAAGCCATCGCCAGCGTGCAATCTGGAAAGAACCAGTGTGCGTTCCTGATGAACCCAACCCGCGTGCAGGAAATTCGGGATGTGGCGGCTGCCGGTGAAAAAATGCCGCAGAAGTCCACCTACTTTTATCCCAAGCTGATTACTGGCCTTGCCATGAACCAGATGAACATTCTTCGCTGA